The DNA region CTAGATTGCTCTAACTGTCCCTACCATATTCGGACAGGAGAAGAAGCAAGGGTTCCCTATTCAGAATTTTATCAGATTTTTGGATTCCCTTATGGGCCAGCATATCCTCAAACAAAGCACCTCACGTTTTATGAACTAAAAACTTCCTCTGGAAGCCTGGTGCAAAAGGGCCACGCTAGCAGTTGCACCGGGAATAACACCCATCCAGAATCAATGTTATTTGAGATGAATGGTTATCTCGACTCAGCCATACGCAATAATAACGCCATCAGGCATATCATTCTGTACTCCAGCAACTCCCCTTGTAATGAAGCTGACCACTGCTGCATCAGCAAAATGTACAATTTCTTAATAATGTATCCAGATGTTACTCTTAGCATTTACTTTTCTCAGCTCTATCACACTGAGCCTGAATTTCCTGCCTCGGCCTGGAACCGTGAAGCTCTCCGGAGCCTGGCCAGTTTATGGCCACAGGTCATTCTGAGCCCAATAAGTGGTAGCATTTGGCATTCTCTCCTCAACAACTTTGTCAGTGGTGTCTCAGGATCAACTGTTTTCCAGCCCATTTTAACTGGGAGAGCACAGGCTGACAGGCACAACGCATATGAAATCAATGCCATAACAGGAGTGAGGCCGTATTTCA from Lynx canadensis isolate LIC74 chromosome F1, mLynCan4.pri.v2, whole genome shotgun sequence includes:
- the APOBEC4 gene encoding putative C->U-editing enzyme APOBEC-4; translated protein: MEPLYEEYLANHGTIVKPYYWLSFSLDCSNCPYHIRTGEEARVPYSEFYQIFGFPYGPAYPQTKHLTFYELKTSSGSLVQKGHASSCTGNNTHPESMLFEMNGYLDSAIRNNNAIRHIILYSSNSPCNEADHCCISKMYNFLIMYPDVTLSIYFSQLYHTEPEFPASAWNREALRSLASLWPQVILSPISGSIWHSLLNNFVSGVSGSTVFQPILTGRAQADRHNAYEINAITGVRPYFTDVLPQTKENQIIKAQAALDSYLLNNVFPGQSFQVANGQPQPNLTPDLRVPVVFVLVPFRDLPPIHVGQNPHKPRNVVRHLNMPQMSFQETKDLRRPPLGMPVERVEIMEKLASTKEADEKKKKKKGKK